The following proteins are co-located in the Chryseobacterium daecheongense genome:
- a CDS encoding histidine kinase produces MAYKTFVDRIIKEKNVQHEAEVLHQKKLVLENIKAQEEERKRIAVMIHDDMGNRLNILSLWLNNLDTKGDELIKKNINGQMSALIDSARTISHSLYPVNLESVGLVLYIEELIANLSNRVNISLHVASHYKKKDIFIEVQLYRIIQEFTTNVIKHSEATKIWIYLKDYSKITALVVSDNGQGFDYNLVKKGMGIKNIESRIKSINAIHKWKNVPGKRSRLIIKIPCNNEFQD; encoded by the coding sequence TTGGCATACAAAACTTTTGTCGACAGGATCATCAAAGAAAAGAATGTACAGCATGAAGCTGAAGTCCTTCATCAGAAAAAGCTTGTACTGGAAAATATTAAGGCCCAGGAGGAAGAACGGAAAAGGATTGCCGTGATGATTCATGATGATATGGGAAACAGACTCAATATTCTCTCTTTGTGGCTGAATAATCTCGATACAAAAGGCGATGAACTGATCAAAAAGAACATCAATGGGCAAATGTCTGCCCTTATCGATTCAGCAAGGACAATATCTCATTCCCTTTATCCTGTGAATCTGGAATCGGTAGGACTTGTCTTATACATCGAAGAATTAATCGCAAATCTATCCAACAGGGTTAATATTTCATTACATGTGGCATCTCATTATAAAAAGAAAGATATATTTATTGAGGTTCAGCTTTACCGGATTATACAGGAGTTTACGACCAATGTTATCAAGCATTCAGAAGCCACGAAGATTTGGATTTATCTTAAAGATTATTCGAAAATTACAGCACTTGTGGTTTCAGATAACGGACAAGGGTTTGATTATAACCTGGTAAAAAAAGGGATGGGCATCAAAAATATTGAATCCAGGATCAAATCCATTAATGCCATCCATAAGTGGAAGAATGTACCGGGTAAAAGAAGTCGTCTAATTATTAAAATTCCATGCAACAATGAATTCCAAGATTAA
- a CDS encoding DUF5715 family protein — translation MKKILCLIFGCFIGCFHYGQSSKKIGICYDLAEVLKVEPTPLYKPHLDASRSFGVKLLTNSKTVQKYINSGKFHKIKKLGKGYRVQKLDYSRPYMVSKAKTTLEKMGARFSKETKGHTFTVSSMTRTLEDQCRLRRVNSNASLGISSHNYGNSFDISYIRFNDVLKYNPKMEIALEKVLKFYASAGRIYYIKEKQQSCYHITVRNY, via the coding sequence ATGAAAAAAATTCTTTGTTTGATTTTTGGATGTTTTATAGGATGTTTTCATTATGGGCAATCTTCAAAAAAAATAGGGATCTGTTACGATCTTGCAGAGGTTTTAAAGGTAGAGCCGACTCCGCTTTATAAGCCGCATCTCGATGCTTCAAGGAGCTTTGGTGTAAAATTATTAACAAATAGTAAAACGGTTCAGAAATACATCAACAGTGGAAAATTTCATAAAATAAAAAAGTTAGGAAAAGGTTATCGGGTTCAAAAACTGGATTATAGTAGGCCGTATATGGTTTCCAAGGCAAAAACAACACTCGAGAAAATGGGAGCCAGGTTCAGTAAAGAAACAAAAGGACATACTTTTACGGTTTCATCCATGACAAGAACGCTTGAGGATCAATGCAGGCTAAGACGAGTAAACTCCAATGCTTCCCTCGGAATCAGCTCCCACAACTACGGTAACTCTTTTGATATCTCCTATATACGGTTTAATGATGTCCTGAAGTATAATCCTAAAATGGAAATTGCCCTTGAAAAGGTGTTGAAATTTTATGCGAGTGCCGGGAGGATTTATTACATCAAAGAAAAACAACAGAGCTGTTACCATATTACAGTGAGGAACTATTAA
- the aqpZ gene encoding aquaporin Z, translating into MKKLFAEFFGTFWLVFGGCGSAVFAAGVPDIGIGLLGVALAFGLTVLTMAYAVGHISGGHFNPAVTFGLLAGGRFPFKDLISYVVAQCLGAIAAAGCLYIILNGAGAFSAEGPGAFATNFYDMPGYNNRSYSMGAAFLAEFLLTAFFLIVIMGATDKWANGKFAGIAIGLALTLIHLISIPITNTSVNPARSLSQALFVGGAAMSQLWLFWVAPILGGVAGGIIYKFLLQRSDNEVAA; encoded by the coding sequence ATAAAAAAACTTTTTGCTGAATTTTTCGGCACATTTTGGCTTGTTTTTGGCGGTTGCGGTAGCGCAGTCTTTGCCGCCGGAGTTCCCGATATCGGTATAGGTCTTTTAGGTGTTGCTTTAGCATTTGGTCTTACAGTGCTTACCATGGCATACGCTGTAGGTCATATATCAGGTGGACATTTTAATCCTGCAGTTACTTTCGGCCTTTTAGCCGGAGGAAGATTTCCTTTCAAGGATCTGATTTCATATGTTGTCGCACAATGTCTCGGAGCAATTGCAGCAGCAGGATGTCTTTACATTATACTGAATGGAGCCGGAGCTTTCAGCGCCGAAGGGCCCGGAGCCTTTGCAACGAATTTCTATGATATGCCAGGTTATAACAACAGAAGCTATTCAATGGGGGCAGCTTTCTTAGCAGAATTTCTGTTAACAGCTTTCTTCCTTATCGTTATTATGGGCGCAACGGATAAATGGGCTAATGGGAAGTTTGCAGGAATCGCTATTGGTCTTGCTTTAACCCTGATCCATCTGATCTCCATCCCAATTACAAATACTTCTGTAAATCCTGCAAGATCTTTGTCTCAGGCATTATTCGTAGGAGGAGCTGCCATGTCCCAATTATGGTTGTTCTGGGTCGCACCTATCCTTGGTGGAGTTGCCGGTGGGATAATTTATAAGTTTTTACTTCAGCGGTCAGACAATGAGGTCGCTGCTTAA
- a CDS encoding acyl transferase encodes MENIFNIRTEQDFLNASLKTFRYQYENVDVYRKFVDYLKIDPDTVDTVTKIPFLPIEMFKNHQILDKRVVADLYFQSSGTTQMNLSKHFIANENLYRESIYKSFEQFIGKPEDFIFLGLLPSYLEKKNSSLIYMVDYLMNVSAQSENGYFLYNHADLFELLKILKGKKVILFGVSFALLDFLDFCASQRGDEPIGFSKNLIIIETGGMKGRKEEMTKDELLVILQKGFNTNAIYSEYSMTELLSQAYSLGNNEYECPKWMRVLVRNAEDPLTYEKEGRTGAVNIIDLANFHSCSFIATQDLGKMLPKNKFQILGRIDHSDIRGCSLLVS; translated from the coding sequence TTGGAAAATATATTCAACATACGAACTGAACAGGATTTTTTAAATGCTTCATTAAAAACATTTCGCTATCAATATGAAAATGTTGATGTATACAGGAAATTTGTAGATTATCTGAAAATTGATCCTGACACTGTTGACACAGTGACAAAAATTCCATTTTTACCCATTGAGATGTTTAAAAATCATCAAATCCTTGACAAAAGAGTAGTCGCTGACCTATATTTTCAAAGCTCCGGAACCACGCAGATGAATTTGTCAAAACATTTCATTGCCAATGAAAATCTGTATAGGGAAAGTATTTATAAGAGTTTTGAACAGTTTATCGGAAAACCTGAGGATTTTATATTTCTTGGCCTTCTTCCGAGCTACCTGGAAAAGAAAAATTCTTCTCTGATTTATATGGTGGATTACTTAATGAATGTTTCTGCCCAGTCTGAAAACGGATATTTTTTATACAATCATGCTGACTTATTTGAACTTTTAAAAATTTTGAAGGGTAAAAAAGTAATTCTTTTCGGGGTTTCTTTCGCGCTTTTAGATTTTTTGGATTTTTGTGCCTCCCAAAGAGGTGATGAGCCGATTGGTTTTTCTAAAAATCTTATAATAATTGAGACAGGAGGAATGAAGGGACGTAAAGAAGAAATGACAAAAGATGAACTGTTGGTGATTTTACAAAAAGGTTTTAACACCAATGCCATATATTCCGAGTATTCTATGACAGAACTTTTATCACAGGCGTACTCTTTAGGAAATAACGAGTATGAATGTCCGAAATGGATGCGGGTGTTGGTGAGAAATGCTGAAGACCCTTTAACCTATGAAAAAGAAGGAAGAACAGGTGCTGTGAATATTATCGATTTGGCGAATTTTCATTCCTGCTCCTTTATTGCGACTCAGGATCTGGGTAAGATGCTTCCGAAAAATAAATTTCAGATCCTCGGAAGGATAGATCATTCAGATATCAGGGGATGCAGTTTATTGGTGAGCTGA
- a CDS encoding UDP-2,3-diacylglucosamine diphosphatase, whose amino-acid sequence MLKTTINLQPGKKVYFASDQHFGAPDPKQSKVREEKFIRWMDEIKEDAQVLFLMGDLFDFWHEWKYVIPKGYVRVLGKIAELKDRGIHVYFFVGNHDLWMKDYLEEEIGCTVFYKRQYFEMGGKQFLLAHGDGLGPGDKGYKRMKKLFTNPIAQWAFKWLHPDIAMKIALYLSQKNKMISGEEDKAFLGEDKEFLIIYSKEKLKTEKIDYFIYGHRHLPMVLELEHKAKYINLGDWISYFTYGVFEKDFELKTFDDKAKKNYL is encoded by the coding sequence GTGCTAAAGACAACCATCAATTTACAACCTGGAAAAAAAGTATATTTTGCATCCGACCAGCATTTTGGCGCTCCTGATCCTAAACAAAGCAAGGTTCGTGAGGAGAAGTTTATACGCTGGATGGATGAGATAAAGGAAGATGCTCAGGTTTTATTTTTAATGGGTGACCTTTTTGACTTCTGGCATGAATGGAAATATGTTATTCCCAAAGGATACGTTCGTGTATTAGGAAAAATTGCTGAACTGAAGGATCGTGGGATTCATGTTTATTTCTTTGTGGGAAATCATGATTTATGGATGAAAGATTATCTGGAAGAGGAAATCGGATGTACTGTATTCTATAAGAGGCAATATTTTGAAATGGGTGGCAAGCAGTTCCTTCTTGCCCATGGAGATGGTTTGGGCCCGGGGGATAAGGGATATAAAAGAATGAAAAAGTTATTCACTAATCCTATTGCACAATGGGCTTTTAAATGGCTTCATCCGGATATTGCCATGAAGATTGCGTTATATCTTTCTCAGAAAAATAAAATGATTTCCGGTGAAGAGGATAAAGCATTTTTAGGAGAGGATAAAGAGTTTCTGATCATCTATTCAAAAGAAAAATTGAAAACAGAGAAAATTGATTATTTCATTTATGGACATCGTCACCTTCCCATGGTTTTAGAGCTCGAACATAAAGCTAAATACATCAATCTCGGAGATTGGATTTCTTACTTTACCTACGGGGTCTTTGAAAAAGATTTTGAATTAAAAACTTTTGATGATAAGGCAAAAAAAAATTACCTCTAA
- a CDS encoding 6-carboxytetrahydropterin synthase, whose product MIRITKIFTFETAHVLYNYDGKCKNMHGHSYKLFVTVKGKPINDLENPKNGMVVDFGDIKSIVKSEIVDVWDHAVLINGLSPHKELGEDLEERGHKVIYCNFQPTCENMLYAIAAKIKSKLPAEVSLAYLKLHETENSYGEWFAEDNV is encoded by the coding sequence ATGATACGTATTACAAAAATTTTTACATTCGAAACAGCACATGTGCTGTATAATTACGATGGAAAGTGTAAAAATATGCATGGACATTCCTATAAGCTGTTTGTAACAGTGAAAGGAAAGCCTATTAATGATTTGGAAAACCCTAAAAATGGGATGGTAGTGGATTTTGGTGATATTAAAAGTATCGTAAAATCTGAAATTGTAGATGTTTGGGATCATGCAGTATTGATCAACGGATTATCGCCGCATAAGGAACTGGGTGAAGATCTTGAAGAAAGAGGGCATAAAGTAATCTATTGTAATTTCCAGCCTACATGCGAAAATATGCTGTATGCTATCGCTGCTAAAATAAAATCTAAGCTTCCTGCTGAGGTTTCTTTAGCTTATCTTAAACTTCATGAAACTGAAAACTCTTACGGGGAATGGTTTGCAGAAGATAATGTATAA
- a CDS encoding acyl-CoA thioesterase: MSLVYEKQIKVTEENIDQNKHVNNVQYVSWVEEIATEHWDSVKHLTEYPEDIWMLLDHHIQYKKQVYLNDIITVKTYPKNPEGIRQPRKVEFYCNGELVVDSLTLWVLIDSKTQRIQRLKSDWLEKI, from the coding sequence ATGAGTCTAGTGTATGAAAAGCAGATCAAGGTAACAGAAGAAAATATAGATCAGAATAAGCATGTCAATAATGTACAATATGTGAGTTGGGTAGAGGAAATTGCAACCGAACATTGGGATTCTGTAAAGCATTTAACTGAATACCCTGAAGATATCTGGATGCTGCTTGATCATCATATCCAATACAAAAAGCAAGTCTATCTGAATGATATTATTACAGTAAAAACATATCCTAAAAATCCTGAAGGAATCAGGCAACCCAGGAAAGTTGAATTTTATTGTAATGGAGAGCTTGTGGTAGATTCATTAACACTTTGGGTTCTTATTGATTCTAAAACACAAAGGATTCAAAGGCTGAAAAGTGATTGGCTGGAGAAGATTTAA
- a CDS encoding OmpH family outer membrane protein: MKLIKVLFIAAGLTLTANAAHAQQKIGHVNSDDIFASMSEVKTVTSTIDNLTKTKQAEIEKLITEYQTRLKAAQDKEKTLSEANKEAVTKELMAAQTELQTLGKKIEDARGQAAKEVSAKQTELFTPVQQKIQNAISAVAKERNLSYVFDTSSAQGANNLVYTDGSEDITPAVKTKLGATATATKPAAKTK; the protein is encoded by the coding sequence ATGAAGTTAATTAAGGTACTTTTTATTGCAGCAGGACTTACGCTAACGGCTAACGCTGCTCACGCCCAACAGAAGATTGGCCATGTAAACTCTGATGATATTTTTGCAAGTATGTCTGAGGTGAAAACGGTAACTTCTACTATTGATAACCTGACTAAAACCAAGCAGGCTGAAATTGAGAAGTTGATCACAGAATATCAAACCAGACTTAAGGCAGCTCAAGATAAAGAGAAGACATTGAGTGAAGCCAATAAAGAGGCTGTTACCAAAGAGCTGATGGCTGCACAAACAGAATTACAGACATTAGGTAAAAAGATAGAAGATGCCAGAGGTCAGGCGGCGAAGGAGGTTTCTGCTAAACAGACCGAGTTATTTACTCCGGTACAGCAAAAAATCCAAAATGCGATTTCTGCTGTAGCAAAAGAAAGAAATCTGAGCTATGTATTTGATACTTCATCAGCGCAGGGAGCCAACAATCTGGTATATACAGACGGAAGCGAGGATATTACACCGGCTGTAAAAACCAAACTGGGAGCTACTGCAACAGCCACTAAACCCGCTGCAAAAACTAAGTGA
- the aceA gene encoding isocitrate lyase, whose product MKTKQEKIQALEQDWLNNPRWKGVQRPYTAEEVLKLRGSYTIDYTIATEMSKKFWEKLTTQDFVAGLGALTGNQAVQEVDAGLEAIYLSGWQVAADANLSGEMYPDQSLYPANSVPSVVKKINNALLRADQIQSVNGGGDKEYLVPIIADAEAGFGGNLNAFELMKQMIEAGAAAVHFEDQLSSAKKCGHLGGKVLVPTQEAINKLIAARLAADVAGVPSVIIARTDADAADLLTSDIDERDKKFVTGERTSEGFYVVKNGVEQGIDRGLSYAPYADLIWMETSNPDLEQARRFAEGIHARFPGKMLAYNCSPSFNWAAKLSVEEMTTFREELAKMGYKFQFITLAGFHALNTAMFELALAYKEKGMAGYSELQEREFALQQKGFRAVKHQSFVGTGYFDEIQNVVTSGSSATVAMKDSTEIAQFH is encoded by the coding sequence ATGAAAACGAAACAAGAAAAAATTCAGGCTTTAGAGCAGGATTGGCTGAACAATCCACGTTGGAAGGGAGTACAAAGACCTTATACAGCTGAAGAGGTTTTAAAGCTCAGAGGATCTTATACGATCGATTACACGATCGCCACTGAAATGTCTAAAAAATTCTGGGAGAAGCTTACGACTCAGGATTTTGTAGCAGGATTGGGCGCATTAACAGGAAATCAGGCAGTACAGGAAGTAGATGCCGGGTTGGAGGCTATTTACCTTTCGGGCTGGCAGGTGGCTGCTGATGCGAATTTATCAGGAGAAATGTATCCTGATCAATCTTTGTATCCAGCGAACTCCGTTCCTTCTGTAGTTAAGAAAATCAATAATGCTCTGTTAAGAGCGGATCAGATCCAGTCTGTAAACGGAGGTGGCGATAAAGAATACCTTGTTCCTATTATTGCTGATGCAGAGGCTGGCTTTGGAGGTAATCTGAATGCGTTTGAACTGATGAAACAGATGATCGAGGCCGGAGCTGCTGCGGTTCATTTTGAAGACCAGCTGTCTTCTGCAAAGAAATGCGGGCATTTGGGAGGTAAGGTATTGGTACCTACTCAGGAAGCCATCAATAAATTAATAGCTGCCCGTTTAGCTGCCGATGTAGCAGGGGTTCCGAGTGTCATTATTGCAAGAACAGATGCTGACGCCGCAGACCTGCTGACTTCAGATATTGATGAAAGAGATAAGAAATTTGTGACCGGAGAGAGGACTTCAGAAGGATTTTATGTTGTGAAGAACGGAGTGGAGCAAGGAATTGACCGTGGTTTATCGTATGCGCCCTATGCTGATCTGATCTGGATGGAAACGTCTAATCCTGATCTGGAACAGGCAAGAAGATTTGCTGAGGGAATCCATGCCAGATTTCCTGGAAAAATGTTAGCGTATAACTGTTCACCTTCATTCAATTGGGCTGCCAAATTAAGTGTTGAGGAAATGACTACTTTCCGTGAGGAGCTTGCCAAAATGGGATATAAATTCCAGTTTATCACGTTGGCTGGTTTCCATGCACTCAATACAGCAATGTTTGAGCTGGCATTAGCATATAAAGAAAAAGGAATGGCTGGATATTCCGAGTTACAGGAACGTGAGTTTGCTTTACAGCAAAAAGGGTTCAGGGCTGTGAAACACCAGTCTTTTGTAGGAACCGGATATTTTGATGAGATTCAGAATGTGGTAACAAGTGGTTCTTCAGCAACTGTCGCCATGAAAGACTCTACTGAAATAGCACAGTTTCATTAA
- the aceB gene encoding malate synthase A, with translation METTTQLRIKAQSQFEEIFNPELIEFLIELHQNFNAKRLDLLEERKETQLDFDRRNLPRFLPQTEEIRNGDWVCSPLPEDLLDRRVEITGPVDRKMIINALNSGASTFMADFEDSNAPTWKNCMEGQINLSDAISRSIDFKTREGKAYQLQEKTAVLLVRPRGLHLHEKHIEINGEEASGSLVDFGIYFFRNAQRLLEKGSGPYFYLPKLEHYKEARWWNEVFDFAQNYLQIPRGTIKATVLIETITASFQIDEILYELKEHSAGLNCGRWDYIFSFIKKFRNLPEFIIPDRDQVTMTSPFMTAYSKRVIEICHKRNVHAIGGMAAQIPIKNDDQANHIAFEKVKADKEREVKNGHDGTWVAHPALVSLAKDIFDEYMPSKNQIDKKVDYQIKESDLLEIPKGEISERGVRKNINVGILYLESWLMGIGAAAIYNLMEDAATAEISRTQIWQWLKNEAVLIDDRILTREMVLQWEREEMDTIEKYVGEERFKNGKFNLAKELFNELIFSEKFEEFLTLKAYPFI, from the coding sequence ATGGAAACAACCACCCAATTAAGAATAAAGGCTCAAAGCCAGTTTGAAGAGATTTTCAATCCCGAATTGATAGAGTTTCTGATTGAACTTCACCAGAACTTTAATGCTAAAAGGCTTGATCTTTTAGAAGAAAGAAAAGAAACTCAGCTTGATTTTGATCGCAGAAATCTTCCCAGGTTTTTACCTCAGACAGAAGAAATAAGAAATGGAGATTGGGTATGTTCGCCATTGCCTGAAGATTTACTTGACCGGAGAGTTGAAATTACGGGTCCGGTAGATCGTAAAATGATCATCAATGCGCTTAATTCTGGAGCATCCACATTTATGGCAGATTTCGAGGACAGCAATGCTCCTACATGGAAAAACTGCATGGAAGGGCAGATTAATCTTTCAGATGCTATTAGCAGAAGTATAGATTTTAAAACCCGAGAAGGGAAAGCATATCAATTGCAGGAAAAGACCGCCGTATTACTGGTTCGTCCAAGAGGATTACATCTTCATGAAAAGCATATCGAGATCAATGGTGAAGAGGCTTCCGGTTCATTGGTTGATTTTGGGATTTATTTTTTCAGGAATGCACAAAGGCTTCTTGAAAAGGGGAGTGGTCCTTACTTTTATCTTCCCAAACTGGAACACTATAAAGAAGCCAGATGGTGGAATGAAGTTTTTGATTTTGCCCAAAATTACCTTCAGATTCCAAGAGGTACGATTAAGGCTACGGTTTTAATAGAGACGATCACCGCATCGTTTCAGATCGATGAAATTTTATACGAACTAAAAGAACACAGCGCAGGATTGAACTGCGGACGATGGGATTATATTTTCTCATTTATTAAAAAATTCAGAAACCTTCCTGAATTTATAATACCGGATCGTGATCAGGTAACTATGACCTCCCCCTTTATGACTGCCTATTCTAAAAGGGTGATTGAAATTTGCCACAAACGAAATGTACATGCCATCGGAGGAATGGCTGCTCAGATTCCTATAAAAAATGATGATCAGGCGAATCATATTGCCTTTGAAAAAGTAAAAGCAGATAAGGAGCGTGAAGTAAAAAATGGGCATGATGGCACCTGGGTAGCCCATCCTGCTTTGGTTTCTTTGGCTAAAGATATTTTTGACGAATATATGCCTTCAAAAAACCAAATTGACAAGAAAGTGGATTATCAAATCAAGGAAAGTGATCTGCTGGAAATTCCTAAGGGAGAGATTAGTGAAAGAGGTGTTCGTAAAAATATTAATGTAGGAATTCTTTATCTCGAAAGTTGGTTGATGGGTATAGGTGCAGCGGCTATTTATAATCTTATGGAGGATGCAGCTACCGCAGAAATTTCACGGACACAGATCTGGCAATGGCTGAAGAATGAGGCTGTTTTAATTGATGACCGGATTCTTACCAGAGAAATGGTTCTTCAGTGGGAAAGAGAAGAGATGGATACCATTGAAAAATATGTAGGTGAAGAGCGCTTTAAAAACGGGAAATTTAATCTGGCTAAAGAGCTTTTTAACGAATTGATCTTCTCAGAAAAATTTGAAGAATTCCTCACTTTGAAAGCGTATCCTTTTATTTAG
- a CDS encoding helix-turn-helix transcriptional regulator, giving the protein MNAESDFIKTVFGLKLKQLRQKKNWSLQDLAVKTGLSKSYLNEIENGKKYPKHDKIIQLSESLNCTFDDLVSTKLDKSLAPFNEILQSDFFKEVPLDLFGINKNNLISIISDAPKKVTAFINALIEISQNYNLGKERFYFAVLRSFQELYDNYFPDIEEKVLSFAQEHCLEFSKNLDPDILQNILNEKFNYTIQSKDFEPFGTSVHLRSLFIPEKKLLLLNSKLEKDQKTFILAKEIGFNVLELKNRPNTYSWLDFGSFEEILNNFYASYFAGALLISKEQIIENTSDFFLQNSWKPKSFIHLIESFTNSPETFYYRLTNVLSSELGIKDLFYLCLVKKKDSERIQILKELHLNHQQAPHANATNEHYCRRWIAVKNLQDLTENETLTDAQISHYKDQGISYLVISTSQKNPFSDGSNRSYCLGILLNPQTIKKINFIKSPSLPTINVGVTCESCSIADCEVRQAPPVRLEKEYFNQSMKNSIEKIRKEVESQG; this is encoded by the coding sequence ATGAATGCAGAAAGTGATTTTATTAAAACGGTTTTCGGTCTTAAACTGAAGCAGCTGAGACAAAAGAAAAATTGGTCTCTGCAGGACCTTGCCGTAAAAACAGGGTTATCAAAATCTTACCTCAACGAAATTGAGAACGGAAAAAAATACCCCAAGCACGATAAGATTATCCAGCTTTCCGAATCTCTGAACTGCACATTCGATGATCTGGTTTCTACGAAACTAGACAAAAGCCTGGCTCCGTTTAATGAAATTTTACAATCGGATTTTTTTAAAGAAGTTCCCCTGGACCTTTTCGGAATAAATAAAAATAACCTCATCAGCATCATCAGTGATGCCCCCAAAAAGGTCACCGCCTTTATCAATGCACTGATTGAAATATCTCAAAACTACAATCTGGGAAAAGAGCGTTTTTATTTTGCCGTATTGCGATCCTTCCAGGAACTTTATGATAATTATTTTCCTGATATCGAAGAAAAAGTTTTATCCTTTGCTCAGGAGCATTGTTTAGAGTTCAGTAAAAATCTGGATCCGGATATTTTACAAAATATCCTCAATGAAAAATTCAATTACACGATTCAATCCAAAGATTTCGAACCTTTTGGAACATCCGTGCATCTCCGTTCATTATTTATTCCTGAAAAAAAACTTTTACTGCTCAACAGCAAATTAGAAAAAGACCAGAAGACATTTATTCTCGCTAAAGAAATTGGTTTTAATGTTCTTGAATTAAAAAACCGCCCCAACACCTACTCATGGCTGGATTTTGGAAGCTTCGAGGAAATCCTGAACAATTTCTATGCGTCCTATTTCGCCGGCGCACTATTGATTTCGAAAGAGCAGATTATAGAAAATACTTCTGACTTCTTTTTACAAAATAGCTGGAAACCCAAAAGCTTCATCCATCTCATTGAAAGCTTTACGAATTCTCCGGAAACATTTTATTACAGGCTGACTAATGTCCTGTCTTCAGAATTAGGAATAAAAGATTTGTTTTATTTATGCCTGGTTAAAAAGAAAGATTCCGAAAGAATTCAGATTTTAAAAGAACTGCATCTGAATCACCAGCAGGCTCCTCATGCTAATGCTACGAATGAACATTATTGCAGAAGATGGATTGCTGTAAAAAATCTTCAGGATTTAACGGAAAATGAAACATTAACGGACGCTCAGATTTCCCATTATAAAGATCAGGGAATAAGTTATCTCGTTATTTCCACTTCCCAGAAAAACCCTTTTTCAGACGGCAGTAACCGAAGCTACTGTCTGGGAATATTATTAAATCCTCAAACAATAAAGAAAATAAACTTTATCAAATCTCCAAGTTTACCAACGATCAACGTGGGGGTAACCTGTGAATCCTGCAGTATTGCAGATTGTGAAGTAAGACAAGCTCCACCGGTTCGTCTTGAGAAGGAATATTTTAATCAGAGTATGAAAAATTCCATTGAAAAAATCCGAAAGGAAGTAGAATCTCAGGGTTAA
- a CDS encoding double zinc ribbon domain-containing protein, translating to MILDLLFPNRCIHCNRIIDADLLVCSSCFEHIHFTHFNYLEDNLFKEKCKLLFPVENAYALMYFEEENLSRKIIHELKYKNREKTGKVIANWTIGRLDFKNNKPDLLVSVPLHPKKERERGYNQLHLFTEILSSQYHIPFDHHLIKRNYYSQAQALKDKKHRLKNDNTFSISKKLSDKHILLIDDVFTTGNTIATIAWEILNSGNNKVSILVMAID from the coding sequence ATGATTCTTGACCTTCTTTTCCCCAATCGTTGCATCCACTGCAACCGGATCATCGATGCAGATCTTCTGGTATGCTCCTCCTGTTTTGAACATATTCATTTTACCCATTTCAATTATTTAGAAGATAACCTGTTTAAAGAAAAATGCAAATTATTGTTTCCGGTTGAAAACGCATATGCGCTCATGTATTTTGAGGAGGAAAACTTAAGCCGTAAGATCATCCACGAATTAAAATATAAAAACAGGGAAAAAACCGGCAAAGTGATTGCAAACTGGACAATCGGGAGACTGGATTTTAAAAATAACAAACCTGATTTACTGGTAAGCGTTCCACTTCATCCTAAAAAAGAAAGAGAAAGAGGATATAATCAATTGCATCTGTTTACAGAAATACTATCCAGCCAATATCATATTCCATTTGACCATCACCTGATCAAAAGAAATTACTATTCACAAGCTCAGGCCCTAAAAGATAAAAAACATCGCCTAAAAAATGACAACACTTTTTCAATATCCAAAAAGCTATCCGACAAACATATTTTATTAATTGATGACGTTTTTACCACCGGCAATACGATCGCAACTATAGCATGGGAAATCTTAAATAGCGGCAATAACAAAGTGAGCATTCTGGTAATGGCAATAGATTAA